A single window of Dehalococcoidia bacterium DNA harbors:
- the thpR gene encoding RNA 2',3'-cyclic phosphodiesterase — protein sequence MTARGEAGLRLFVALELSPAWLQELERAQNALRAALEGRGVRPLRWVRPEGIHLTLKFLGSVPESRLEAVRGAIRSASSDFAPISLVLAERLNAFGDRRGPRVIWAGLDGASAAERGRLYRLVEDLETSFAAAGFPREGRFQPHLTLARVPEDFSRAERAAVAAASEEVRLAATPPLVSEAISLMRSHIGPGGARYERLQRFP from the coding sequence ATGACGGCGAGGGGAGAAGCCGGACTGCGCCTCTTCGTGGCCCTGGAGCTGTCGCCGGCCTGGCTGCAGGAGCTGGAGCGCGCCCAGAACGCCCTGCGAGCCGCGCTCGAGGGGCGCGGAGTGAGGCCGCTTCGCTGGGTGCGCCCGGAGGGCATTCATCTCACGCTGAAGTTCCTCGGCTCCGTGCCGGAGAGCAGGCTCGAGGCGGTGCGCGGCGCTATCCGCAGCGCCTCCAGCGATTTCGCGCCCATTAGCCTCGTCCTGGCCGAGCGGCTCAACGCCTTCGGCGACCGCCGCGGCCCGCGTGTCATCTGGGCGGGGCTGGACGGCGCCAGCGCCGCCGAGCGGGGGCGGCTCTACCGCCTTGTAGAGGACCTGGAGACGAGCTTCGCGGCTGCTGGCTTCCCGCGCGAAGGCCGCTTTCAGCCGCACCTGACCCTCGCCCGGGTCCCGGAGGACTTCAGCCGCGCCGAGCGCGCCGCCGTCGCGGCCGCGAGCGAGGAGGTCCGCCTCGCCGCGACTCCGCCGCTCGTCTCCGAGGCTATCAGCCTGATGCGTAGCCACATCGGGCCGGGCGGCGCCCGCTACGAGCGCCTGCAACGCTTCCCCTGA
- the greA gene encoding transcription elongation factor GreA — protein MAEKATPLTREGLERLEKELEYLRNVRRPEVAARIHAAKELASAQNNAEYEEAKNEQAFVEGRIMTLEHLLQNATVIDEEAAHHATRVQLGSKVSVKADGKEMEYTIVGPAEARPSEGLISNESPVGRALLGKRVGDEVQVQVPRGLLRLTITGIS, from the coding sequence ATGGCCGAGAAGGCAACACCACTGACTCGCGAAGGCCTCGAGCGGCTGGAAAAGGAGCTCGAGTACCTGCGCAACGTGCGCCGGCCGGAGGTGGCCGCGCGCATCCATGCCGCGAAGGAGTTGGCCAGCGCCCAGAACAACGCCGAGTACGAGGAGGCGAAGAACGAGCAGGCCTTCGTCGAGGGGCGCATCATGACCCTCGAGCACCTGCTGCAGAACGCCACGGTAATCGACGAGGAAGCTGCCCATCACGCCACCCGCGTCCAGCTCGGCTCCAAGGTGTCCGTGAAGGCGGATGGTAAGGAGATGGAGTACACCATCGTCGGGCCCGCGGAGGCGCGGCCGTCCGAAGGCCTGATCAGCAATGAATCGCCGGTTGGGCGCGCGCTCCTCGGCAAGCGGGTGGGTGACGAGGTCCAGGTGCAGGTGCCGCGCGGCCTGCTCCGCCTTACAATCACCGGCATAAGCTGA
- the lysS gene encoding lysine--tRNA ligase produces the protein MASKEEEIYQQRLLKLQRLRARGLDPYPPRYHRTHPNAEALNAFEAWEAQPDGEPPFVRLGGRVTALRRMGKAAFLDIRDGSARIQVSARLDRLGEAGFETLKDVDLGDIVGAEGPLFRTKTGEITVDAVALTMLAKSLQAPPEKWHGLTDVEQRYRQRYRDLIANAEVRELFQVRSQVVASIRRFLDRRGFIEVETPILVEHWGGAAARPFVTHHNELDRDLYMRVATELYLKRLVVGGYDKVYEIGRIFRNEGVGFKWNPEFTMLESYEAYADYNDVMAMCEEMIAHAAVEATGSTRVKLVRGDSTVEVDLTPPWRRLTYRQALIEYAGLDPEQYPGIESLQIRMKEMGLEPEKGAGWGKLLDQVKDELVEPKLIEPTFLIDYPVELSPLAKRKPDDPRYVERFEFYADGFEIGNAYTELNDPLEQRERFELQARLRAAGDEEAELIDEDFLNALEHGMPPTGGLGVGIDRLVMLLSGKRSIREVILFPVLRERK, from the coding sequence ATGGCGAGCAAGGAAGAGGAGATCTATCAGCAGCGGCTGCTCAAGCTGCAGCGTCTGCGCGCCCGCGGCCTGGACCCTTATCCGCCCCGCTACCACCGCACGCACCCGAACGCCGAAGCGCTGAACGCCTTCGAAGCCTGGGAGGCGCAGCCGGACGGCGAGCCCCCTTTCGTGCGCCTGGGAGGTCGCGTCACGGCGTTGCGCCGGATGGGCAAGGCGGCATTCCTCGACATCCGCGATGGCTCCGCGCGCATCCAGGTCTCGGCGAGGCTCGACCGGCTGGGCGAGGCGGGCTTCGAGACGCTGAAGGATGTGGACCTGGGTGACATTGTCGGCGCGGAGGGCCCGCTCTTCCGCACCAAGACCGGCGAGATCACCGTCGACGCCGTCGCGCTCACCATGCTGGCGAAGTCGCTGCAGGCGCCGCCGGAGAAGTGGCACGGCCTGACGGACGTCGAGCAGCGCTACCGGCAGCGCTATCGCGACCTCATCGCCAACGCGGAGGTGCGCGAGCTGTTCCAGGTCCGCAGCCAGGTGGTCGCGTCCATCCGGCGCTTCCTCGACCGCCGCGGCTTCATCGAGGTCGAGACCCCTATCCTCGTGGAGCACTGGGGCGGGGCCGCCGCTAGGCCCTTCGTCACCCACCACAACGAGCTCGACCGCGACCTCTACATGCGTGTGGCCACGGAGCTCTACCTGAAGCGCCTGGTCGTCGGCGGCTACGACAAGGTATACGAGATCGGCCGCATCTTCCGGAACGAAGGCGTCGGCTTCAAATGGAACCCGGAGTTCACCATGCTGGAGAGCTACGAGGCCTACGCCGACTACAACGACGTGATGGCGATGTGCGAGGAGATGATCGCACACGCGGCCGTCGAGGCGACCGGCTCGACCCGCGTGAAGCTGGTCCGCGGCGACAGCACAGTGGAGGTGGACCTGACGCCGCCGTGGCGCCGGCTCACTTACCGCCAGGCGCTGATCGAATACGCCGGCCTGGACCCGGAGCAGTACCCTGGCATCGAAAGCCTCCAAATCCGCATGAAGGAGATGGGGCTGGAGCCGGAGAAGGGGGCGGGCTGGGGTAAGCTCCTGGACCAGGTGAAGGACGAACTGGTGGAGCCGAAGCTCATCGAGCCCACCTTCCTCATCGACTATCCCGTCGAGCTCTCGCCGTTGGCCAAGCGAAAGCCGGATGACCCTCGCTACGTGGAGCGCTTCGAGTTCTACGCCGACGGGTTCGAGATTGGAAACGCCTACACGGAACTGAACGACCCCCTCGAGCAGCGCGAACGTTTCGAGCTGCAGGCGCGCCTGCGCGCGGCCGGAGACGAGGAGGCGGAACTCATCGACGAGGACTTCCTGAACGCGCTCGAGCACGGCATGCCGCCGACGGGCGGCCTCGGCGTTGGCATCGACAGGCTCGTAATGCTGCTGTCTGGCAAGCGCTCGATCCGAGAGGTAATCCTCTTCCCGGTCCTGAGGGAGCGTAAGTAG
- a CDS encoding HAD family phosphatase: MTRYRAVVFDMDGVLADSEPIYAEAMDAVLAGLGKKVTPELHLKIMGTGVEETWSILVRELGLPGRIEDYIPAYDRELVERLAKLKQPLPGVVDLVRTLRREGVPIAVASSSWMGWIDALLRGIGLRDAFDALASATEVEHPKPAPDLYLLAASKLDVPPEACIAVEDTPTGLRAAKAAGMYAVQVRASSTAFPPLPMADAVIDTLEDFDLGLLGLKSNES, from the coding sequence TTGACCCGATACAGGGCCGTTGTCTTCGACATGGACGGCGTCCTTGCCGATAGCGAGCCAATCTACGCGGAGGCCATGGACGCGGTCCTGGCCGGCCTTGGCAAGAAGGTGACGCCGGAGCTGCACCTCAAGATCATGGGCACGGGCGTCGAAGAGACGTGGTCTATCCTGGTCCGCGAGCTCGGCCTCCCGGGGAGGATAGAGGACTATATCCCGGCTTACGACCGCGAGCTCGTCGAGCGTCTGGCGAAGCTGAAACAGCCGCTACCCGGAGTCGTGGACCTGGTGCGCACCTTGCGCAGGGAGGGCGTGCCGATCGCTGTCGCCTCGTCCTCCTGGATGGGCTGGATCGACGCGCTACTGCGCGGCATTGGCCTGCGGGACGCTTTCGACGCGCTGGCTTCGGCGACGGAGGTCGAGCACCCGAAGCCGGCGCCGGACCTCTACCTCCTCGCCGCTTCGAAGCTCGACGTGCCGCCCGAGGCCTGCATCGCCGTCGAGGACACGCCGACGGGCCTGCGGGCGGCCAAGGCGGCCGGCATGTACGCCGTCCAGGTGCGCGCCAGCAGCACCGCCTTCCCGCCGCTGCCGATGGCCGATGCCGTGATCGACACGCTCGAAGACTTCGACCTTGGCCTGTTGGGCCTCAAGAGCAATGAGTCCTGA
- a CDS encoding NUDIX domain-containing protein, producing the protein MDRHLTVTGFVVHKGRTALHWHRKVQSWLPAGGHIEPGEDPVQAVLREVREEFGLDAEVVPLAPRVSYAGGPEQLEPPYTILVCPVEPGHEHIDLVYFLRVTGGYPGRSHDPENPIRWVDERTLREDDGLFLAGECGPEIPFAPDVRALGLEAIRLVSQHEASLAPVTTSEGPLSVDGDGAGG; encoded by the coding sequence ATGGACCGGCATCTCACGGTTACCGGCTTCGTCGTCCACAAGGGGCGCACGGCGCTGCACTGGCACCGCAAGGTCCAGTCGTGGCTGCCCGCCGGCGGCCACATCGAGCCGGGTGAGGACCCCGTGCAGGCGGTGCTGCGCGAGGTGCGAGAGGAGTTCGGCCTGGACGCCGAGGTCGTCCCCCTGGCGCCCAGGGTGTCGTACGCCGGCGGGCCCGAGCAGCTCGAACCGCCGTATACCATCCTCGTCTGCCCGGTCGAGCCCGGGCATGAGCACATTGACCTGGTCTACTTCCTGCGCGTCACGGGAGGCTATCCCGGCCGCTCGCACGACCCGGAGAACCCGATCCGCTGGGTGGACGAGCGCACGCTGCGCGAAGACGATGGCCTCTTCCTTGCCGGTGAATGCGGCCCCGAGATACCGTTCGCCCCCGATGTCCGCGCCCTCGGCCTCGAAGCCATACGCCTCGTCAGCCAGCACGAGGCGTCGCTCGCGCCGGTCACGACTTCAGAAGGCCCCCTCTCCGTTGACGGAGACGGGGCCGGGGGGTGA